The proteins below come from a single Procambarus clarkii isolate CNS0578487 chromosome 26, FALCON_Pclarkii_2.0, whole genome shotgun sequence genomic window:
- the LOC138368729 gene encoding uncharacterized protein produces MIVVMDNDTDQGDNDDHSDGDSNDGEWYNDDNATQRHIKTEKPPVTQHMEKPPVTQHIEKPPVTQHMEKPPVTQHINKPPVTQHINKPPVTQYINKPPVTQHINKPPVTQHINKPPVTQHINKPPVTQHINKPPVTQHINKPPVTQHINKPLSPRTWKSRLSPNT; encoded by the exons ATGATAGTGGTAATGGACAATGATACAGATCAAGGTGATAATGATGACCATAGTGACGGAGATAGCAATGATGGTGAATGGTACAATGATGATAATGCAACACAAAGACACATAAAAACTGAG AAGCCGCCTGTCACCCAACACATGGAAAAGCCGCCTGTCACCCAACACATAGAAAAGCCGCCTGTCACCCAACACATGGAAAAGCCGCCTGTCACCCAACACATAAACAAGCCGCCTGTCACCCAACACATAAACAAGCCGCCTGTCACCCAGTACATAAACAAGCCGCCTGTCACCCAACACATAAACAAGCCGCCTGTCACCCAACACATAAACAAGCCGCCTGTCACCCAACACATAAACAAGCCGCCTGTCACCCAACACATAAACAAGCCGCCTGTCACCCAACACATAAACAAGCCGCCTGTCACCCAACACATAAACAAGCCGCTGTCACCCAGAACATGGAAAAGCCGCCTGTCACCCAACACATAA